In Ruminiclostridium papyrosolvens DSM 2782, the following proteins share a genomic window:
- a CDS encoding TIGR04066 family peptide maturation system protein, which yields MYKLLVYPFSMEDNCITKYRDMLRGYELASLVCFEGAYENGRDAGEFEEVDTGLIITDDFNTEIDKCDVVLLLDKSFNELKDAYIQRINTAVSKNKIVMTNNKIYDFCLKEFSGNKNIRILDNVLETGLNYFTYDKRMTQPDIPVITVMSIGESCNKFEAQLDLRKKFQDKGYKILQFGTKDYCDLFGFKKLPSFLMSKNISFDEKVYMFNYYINREVLKDDYDIVIIGVAGGILPVNRYITNYFGEISLIVSSALNIDINILCSYHNEDINVESLYECRNFCKGRLGCFTDYYYMSDRQFRISHDHDIEYFMLERQHCINNLPAIDNETLKFCHVLDTDVKDNLLNALVEELEGNVALV from the coding sequence ATGTATAAACTTCTGGTCTACCCCTTTAGTATGGAAGACAACTGTATAACAAAATATCGGGATATGCTTCGGGGCTACGAGCTTGCTAGTTTGGTATGCTTTGAGGGTGCATATGAAAACGGCAGAGATGCAGGAGAGTTTGAGGAAGTAGATACGGGTTTAATAATAACTGATGATTTTAATACGGAGATTGATAAATGCGATGTGGTACTTTTGTTGGATAAAAGTTTTAATGAATTAAAGGACGCATACATTCAAAGGATTAATACTGCCGTATCAAAAAATAAAATAGTTATGACAAATAATAAGATATACGACTTTTGCTTAAAAGAGTTTTCCGGCAATAAAAATATAAGAATACTGGACAATGTTCTGGAGACCGGATTGAATTATTTTACATATGACAAGAGAATGACACAGCCGGACATTCCTGTAATCACTGTCATGTCCATTGGAGAGAGCTGTAATAAATTTGAGGCACAGCTTGATTTAAGAAAGAAATTTCAGGATAAGGGCTACAAGATATTACAGTTTGGTACAAAGGATTATTGTGATTTGTTTGGCTTCAAAAAGCTTCCATCCTTTCTTATGTCCAAAAATATTTCATTTGATGAAAAAGTATATATGTTTAATTACTATATAAACAGAGAAGTGTTAAAAGACGATTATGATATTGTTATTATTGGTGTGGCAGGGGGAATACTCCCTGTTAACAGATATATAACCAATTACTTCGGAGAAATTTCTTTGATTGTGTCTTCTGCACTGAATATAGATATTAATATATTATGTTCATATCATAATGAAGACATTAATGTTGAAAGCTTATATGAATGCCGAAATTTCTGCAAAGGACGACTTGGGTGCTTTACGGACTACTATTATATGTCTGACAGGCAGTTCAGAATTTCTCATGACCATGATATAGAGTATTTTATGTTGGAAAGACAGCATTGCATTAATAATCTGCCGGCTATCGACAATGAAACACTGAAATTCTGTCATGTGTTGGATACAGATGTAAAGGATAATCTGCTGAATGCTTTGGTAGAAGAATTGGAAGGTAATGTGGCACTTGTATAA
- a CDS encoding glycosyltransferase family 2 protein, with the protein MQSLFVNLIFYISELIQILVFIAGCYFFGISVFGWIKKKEKLSRTIVPQKKFALVVAAHNEELVIGHIIDSLFKLNYPRNLFDVFVIADNCTDNTAVIARKFGAKVHIREDASKRGKGHALEWMFSRIFSMDTSYDAVAVFDADNLVSPNFLLEMNKQMCKGFKVVQGYIDSKNPYDSWITCSYSIAFWLSNRIFQLPRYYLRLSCGLCGTGFCIDTSILKSLKWGATCLTEDLEYTMKLALNGVRIGWAHEAVVYDEKPITLKQSWHQRKRWMQGHAECAQKYLGALFKKAFFKGDLTSLDCALYLFQPIRFIFVGLMTVMMWVQTVYPQFPIYSVQYVFPVQVWYLMGLFEILYGPLVILAEKKFSLKVILGFVIYPYYCLTWVPITIQGFIEKNNKEWNHTVHTRQISISELEKSNG; encoded by the coding sequence ATGCAAAGTTTATTTGTTAATTTAATATTTTATATAAGCGAACTTATACAGATATTAGTATTTATAGCAGGGTGCTATTTTTTCGGAATATCTGTTTTCGGTTGGATTAAGAAAAAGGAAAAACTCTCACGAACTATTGTACCCCAAAAAAAGTTTGCTCTTGTAGTAGCCGCCCATAACGAGGAACTTGTAATAGGTCATATTATAGACAGTCTTTTTAAGTTAAACTACCCCAGAAATCTATTTGATGTTTTTGTAATAGCTGATAATTGTACTGACAATACTGCTGTAATTGCCCGAAAATTCGGAGCCAAAGTACATATCCGTGAGGATGCCTCTAAAAGAGGTAAAGGACATGCGCTTGAATGGATGTTTAGCAGAATTTTTAGTATGGATACAAGCTATGATGCCGTTGCTGTTTTCGATGCCGATAATCTGGTATCACCAAACTTTCTGTTGGAAATGAACAAGCAGATGTGCAAAGGCTTCAAGGTGGTTCAGGGTTACATTGACAGTAAAAACCCCTATGACAGTTGGATAACCTGCTCCTATTCCATTGCTTTCTGGCTGTCAAACAGAATTTTTCAGTTGCCAAGATACTATCTCAGGCTAAGCTGCGGGCTGTGCGGAACCGGCTTTTGTATTGATACCTCAATACTTAAATCTTTAAAATGGGGAGCCACCTGCCTGACTGAAGACTTGGAGTACACAATGAAGCTGGCTTTAAATGGAGTCAGAATTGGTTGGGCACACGAAGCCGTAGTTTATGATGAAAAGCCAATTACTCTGAAACAGTCCTGGCACCAACGAAAAAGATGGATGCAGGGACATGCTGAATGCGCCCAGAAATACCTTGGAGCTTTATTTAAAAAAGCTTTTTTTAAAGGAGACCTTACCTCTCTTGACTGTGCCTTATATTTGTTTCAACCCATAAGATTTATTTTTGTAGGTTTAATGACTGTTATGATGTGGGTGCAAACGGTTTACCCGCAATTCCCCATATATAGCGTACAATATGTATTTCCCGTTCAGGTATGGTATCTGATGGGCCTCTTTGAAATCCTCTACGGGCCGTTGGTTATTCTGGCAGAAAAGAAGTTCAGTTTGAAGGTTATACTTGGGTTTGTTATCTACCCTTACTATTGCCTGACCTGGGTACCTATTACCATACAGGGCTTTATTGAAAAAAACAACAAGGAGTGGAACCACACCGTCCATACAAGGCAGATTAGTATAAGCGAGTTGGAGAAAAGCAATGGGTAA
- a CDS encoding glycoside hydrolase family 15 protein — translation MQKSYYNNAISGNSSMLACFSERAELLRLFWPDIDYVQHLDKIFLGLFEKNKTGSTVWLNDIRCDNHQEYLADSNIIKNTITNFFDGYKVVLYDFVHPEMDVLVRRLEIENLHNESRELGLMSFSAAASSDAEVSCSLFDFMNEALVHYKPDNYIAVTSDIPAYQFQIGNNANDAAINTYLYGKDDIGMTKDAAISWDLGVFQPHTVKTVNVYICAAASLKSCKALARKVKTVGGLTALRETGLYWKEYLKKTTQLKSGNTLLDELYKRSLLVFRLMYNKKSGGLMAAPEIDEYFTKCGKYAYCWGRDAAFITGALDIGGLNESVANFYKWATEVQDEDGSWQQRYHMNGNLGPCWGLQVDETGTIVWGMLNHYNYTKNTDFLKSVWDSVKAAADFLVRFIDSETGLPSPSFDLWEERYGEHAYSSASVCAGLRSAAEIARILGKPAEDFILWDKTADDIKKAMVKNFWKEDYRRFIRSVRVKLNGFGQEPSGDTMLITVNQKGYVRDVTKEDWIVDISLVGLGIPFGIFDLDDPMLRDTVSLIEQVLTAQSVGGIKRYENDTYIGGNPWILTTLWIALYHAKSGNFEKAKEYLIWAANGKTDMGLLPEQVNRDTGKPEWIIPLTWSHAMYVHVYSELVNAGVL, via the coding sequence ATGCAAAAATCATATTATAACAACGCAATCTCGGGAAATTCTTCAATGCTGGCTTGTTTTAGTGAAAGAGCAGAACTTTTAAGACTCTTTTGGCCGGATATTGATTATGTACAGCATTTAGACAAAATATTTCTGGGACTATTTGAGAAAAATAAAACAGGGAGTACGGTATGGCTTAATGACATTCGATGCGATAATCATCAGGAGTACCTTGCTGATTCCAATATAATAAAAAATACTATTACTAATTTTTTTGACGGATACAAGGTAGTACTATATGACTTTGTACATCCGGAAATGGATGTTTTGGTTCGCAGGCTTGAAATTGAGAATCTTCATAATGAAAGCAGAGAATTGGGACTAATGAGTTTTTCAGCAGCTGCAAGCAGTGATGCTGAGGTGTCATGTAGTTTGTTTGATTTCATGAATGAAGCATTGGTTCACTACAAGCCGGATAATTACATTGCCGTTACATCAGATATTCCCGCATATCAGTTTCAAATCGGGAATAATGCCAATGACGCCGCAATTAATACATACCTCTATGGCAAAGACGATATAGGAATGACGAAGGATGCAGCTATCTCATGGGATTTGGGAGTTTTTCAGCCTCATACGGTAAAGACCGTAAATGTATATATATGTGCGGCAGCTAGTCTGAAATCCTGTAAAGCACTTGCTAGAAAAGTAAAAACAGTAGGAGGACTGACGGCTTTAAGGGAGACGGGACTGTATTGGAAGGAATATTTGAAGAAAACGACTCAACTAAAGTCGGGTAACACACTTTTGGATGAGCTTTATAAAAGGTCACTTCTTGTATTCAGGTTAATGTATAACAAAAAAAGCGGTGGGTTAATGGCAGCACCGGAAATTGATGAATATTTTACGAAATGCGGTAAATATGCTTACTGTTGGGGAAGGGATGCCGCCTTTATAACAGGTGCCTTGGATATTGGGGGGCTAAACGAAAGCGTTGCCAATTTTTATAAATGGGCTACAGAGGTTCAGGATGAGGACGGCAGCTGGCAGCAGAGATATCATATGAATGGTAATTTAGGCCCTTGTTGGGGGCTTCAGGTGGATGAGACAGGGACAATTGTATGGGGAATGTTGAACCATTACAACTATACAAAAAATACAGATTTTCTGAAATCCGTATGGGATAGTGTTAAGGCAGCAGCAGATTTCCTTGTAAGGTTTATAGATAGTGAAACAGGTCTTCCAAGCCCTAGTTTTGACTTGTGGGAAGAAAGATACGGGGAACATGCATACTCTTCAGCTTCTGTATGTGCAGGGCTCAGGTCAGCTGCGGAAATAGCACGTATACTTGGAAAACCGGCAGAGGATTTTATTTTATGGGATAAAACAGCGGACGATATAAAAAAAGCAATGGTAAAAAACTTCTGGAAAGAAGACTACAGACGATTTATCAGAAGTGTCAGAGTAAAATTAAACGGCTTCGGTCAGGAACCGTCCGGCGATACTATGTTAATTACGGTAAATCAAAAGGGTTACGTGCGGGATGTAACCAAAGAGGATTGGATTGTAGATATAAGTCTTGTTGGGCTTGGCATACCCTTCGGGATTTTTGATTTGGATGATCCTATGCTGAGGGATACGGTTTCTTTAATTGAACAAGTCCTGACGGCACAAAGCGTCGGTGGTATAAAGAGATATGAAAACGACACATATATAGGCGGAAATCCATGGATTCTCACCACCCTCTGGATAGCACTGTACCATGCAAAATCAGGCAACTTTGAAAAGGCAAAGGAATATCTGATATGGGCTGCAAACGGAAAAACAGATATGGGACTTCTGCCGGAACAGGTTAACAGGGACACGGGAAAACCCGAATGGATAATTCCCCTTACTTGGTCTCATGCAATGTATGTACACGTCTATTCAGAGCTTGTAAATGCAGGCGTACTTTGA
- a CDS encoding ATP-dependent Clp protease ATP-binding subunit: MYQRFTEKAERAIGFSQQAAVDLGHNYVGTEHILLGLVKEGTGVASRVLLGQGITEEKILKEIEELIGKGDAEGTQPVGFTPRTKRVLELAFKEARRMGQGYIGTEHLLLGIMKEGESVAVRIMMDLGVDPQKLLNELIKILTEESPGSNGSTKSNSSNSNTPTLNQFGRDLTDMARDGKIDPVIGRDKEIERVIQILSRRTKNNPCLIGEPGVGKTAIAEGLAQKIVEGNIPEILSDKRVVTLDLSSMVAGAKYRGEFEDRLKKAMEEIRKAVNVILFIDELHTIVGAGAAEGAIDASNILKPSLARGEIQVIGATTLNEYRKHIEKDAALERRFQPITVGEPSKEEAVEILKGVRDKYEAHHRVKITDDAIEAAVKLGDRYITDRFLPDKAIDLIDEAASRIRLKTFTAPPDLKEMEEKVEKLSKEKEDAIRCQEFEKAARIRDDEQKLKNELDKVRDQWRQKNQTKTDTVTEDDIADIVASWTGIPVKRLAEEESERLLKMEETLHKRVIGQDEAVKSISKAIRRGRVGLKDPKRPVGSFIFMGPTGVGKTELCKALAEAMFGDEKSMIRVDMSEFMEKHSVSKLVGSPPGYVGYDEGGQLTERVRRRPYSVLLFDEIEKAHPDIFNILLQILEDGRLTDSQGRVVDFRNTIIIMTSNVGARTITEPKRLGFSTSNDESAKNYEDMKNNVMGELKKMFRPEFLNRIDDIIVFHPLSKENIKEIVRLMLDVLVNRLKANEIAMEVSEEAMGHLAQKGFDPVFGARPLRRAIQSMVEDKLAEDMLEGKVKAGDSIRIDFDGENIVINKK; encoded by the coding sequence ATGTATCAACGTTTTACAGAAAAAGCAGAAAGGGCAATAGGATTTTCCCAACAGGCTGCTGTTGATTTAGGACATAATTATGTCGGTACTGAACATATACTCTTGGGTCTTGTAAAAGAAGGAACAGGTGTTGCATCCAGAGTACTTCTTGGTCAAGGAATAACAGAGGAGAAAATTCTAAAGGAGATCGAAGAACTTATTGGTAAAGGGGATGCTGAAGGTACACAGCCTGTCGGGTTTACACCCAGAACTAAAAGAGTGCTTGAGCTTGCTTTTAAAGAAGCAAGAAGGATGGGACAGGGATACATTGGAACAGAACATCTTCTTCTTGGTATTATGAAAGAGGGAGAGAGTGTTGCAGTGAGAATTATGATGGACTTAGGAGTTGATCCACAAAAGCTTCTTAACGAGCTTATTAAAATTCTTACTGAGGAGTCTCCCGGTTCCAACGGTTCAACAAAGAGCAATAGTTCAAACTCAAATACTCCTACTCTGAACCAATTCGGAAGAGATTTAACAGATATGGCTAGAGATGGGAAAATAGACCCTGTTATAGGACGTGACAAGGAAATTGAGAGAGTTATTCAGATTCTTAGCAGAAGAACCAAAAACAACCCGTGTCTTATAGGTGAGCCGGGTGTTGGTAAAACTGCTATTGCAGAAGGTCTGGCTCAAAAAATAGTTGAAGGCAATATTCCTGAGATTTTAAGTGACAAGAGAGTTGTTACCCTTGATTTATCCTCAATGGTTGCAGGTGCAAAGTACAGAGGAGAGTTTGAAGACAGACTTAAAAAGGCAATGGAAGAAATACGGAAGGCTGTAAACGTAATACTGTTCATAGATGAGCTGCATACTATTGTAGGTGCAGGAGCAGCCGAAGGTGCCATAGATGCCTCAAACATACTCAAACCATCTCTTGCAAGAGGTGAAATTCAGGTTATCGGTGCTACAACCTTAAACGAGTACAGAAAACACATTGAAAAGGACGCAGCCCTGGAAAGAAGATTTCAGCCTATAACCGTAGGAGAACCATCGAAGGAAGAGGCTGTTGAAATATTAAAGGGTGTTCGTGATAAATATGAGGCACACCATAGAGTAAAGATAACCGATGATGCAATTGAAGCGGCAGTTAAGCTTGGTGACAGATATATAACAGACAGATTTTTGCCGGATAAGGCTATTGATTTGATTGATGAGGCAGCTTCAAGAATAAGACTCAAAACCTTTACTGCTCCGCCTGATTTGAAGGAAATGGAGGAGAAGGTTGAAAAGCTTAGCAAGGAGAAGGAAGATGCCATCAGGTGTCAGGAATTTGAAAAAGCAGCAAGAATAAGAGATGATGAACAAAAGCTTAAAAATGAACTTGACAAGGTAAGAGATCAATGGCGCCAGAAGAATCAGACAAAAACAGATACGGTTACAGAAGATGACATAGCTGATATAGTTGCCAGTTGGACCGGAATACCTGTAAAGCGGTTAGCCGAGGAAGAATCTGAAAGATTACTGAAAATGGAAGAGACCCTTCATAAGAGGGTAATTGGTCAGGATGAGGCTGTTAAATCCATATCAAAGGCTATCAGAAGAGGGCGTGTTGGTCTGAAAGATCCGAAACGACCTGTTGGCTCGTTTATATTCATGGGCCCTACGGGAGTCGGTAAGACTGAGCTTTGCAAAGCGTTGGCAGAAGCAATGTTCGGGGATGAGAAGTCTATGATTCGTGTTGATATGTCAGAGTTTATGGAAAAACACAGTGTTTCAAAACTGGTTGGTTCTCCTCCGGGCTACGTTGGTTATGACGAGGGCGGGCAGCTTACTGAAAGAGTCAGGAGAAGGCCTTATTCAGTACTTCTGTTTGATGAAATAGAGAAGGCACATCCTGATATCTTCAATATACTGCTGCAAATACTGGAAGATGGCAGACTAACTGATTCACAGGGACGTGTGGTGGATTTCAGAAATACTATAATAATCATGACTTCAAATGTGGGAGCAAGAACCATTACTGAGCCTAAGAGACTTGGCTTCTCAACTTCAAACGATGAGAGCGCAAAGAATTATGAGGATATGAAGAACAATGTAATGGGCGAGCTCAAAAAGATGTTCAGACCGGAGTTTCTCAACAGAATTGATGATATTATTGTTTTCCACCCATTGAGCAAGGAAAATATAAAAGAAATTGTACGTCTCATGCTGGATGTGCTTGTAAACAGGCTAAAAGCTAATGAAATAGCAATGGAAGTGAGTGAAGAGGCTATGGGACATCTTGCTCAGAAGGGCTTTGACCCTGTGTTTGGAGCAAGACCTTTAAGACGAGCAATACAAAGCATGGTGGAGGATAAACTTGCAGAAGACATGCTGGAAGGCAAGGTAAAGGCAGGAGACAGCATCAGAATAGACTTTGACGGAGAAAACATTGTTATTAATAAGAAGTAA
- a CDS encoding CLI_3235 family bacteriocin precursor, producing the protein MKKLSKRSELVPNTVMAFSCSCSSNCYRGCVSRCSGNGTAESAISSSLSSSEYGVAYSAISSTFG; encoded by the coding sequence ATGAAAAAATTATCCAAAAGAAGTGAGTTAGTACCTAACACAGTTATGGCATTTTCGTGTTCCTGTTCCAGCAACTGTTATAGGGGATGTGTTTCAAGGTGCAGCGGTAACGGAACCGCAGAAAGTGCTATCAGCAGCAGTCTTAGTTCAAGTGAGTATGGGGTAGCATATTCTGCAATATCCAGCACATTCGGTTAA
- the ccpM gene encoding Cys-rich peptide radical SAM maturase CcpM, protein MIVYKLLKTPLQYYVYDRNKNKILNISKEEYEELDRLNKKQITEKEAVCLKKYQKCGYLKNNIVENIVHPETKYIKHYLEHRVQFLILQVTQSCNLRCDYCTYSGQYNTRGHSGKSMTWELAKKSIDYLYQHSNEIEKVRISFYGGEPLLEIDLIKKCVEYVKETYPHRITNYGITTNGTLLSGEIADFLIDNQFSVTISLDGSKKDHDANRKFANGEGSFDTIINNIKVISKHNKEFIKNIRFNTVLNPKSDYGTVRNYFSSEDVVCDAGIGLSLMEQINHKGDISFSHEFINIRRYDYFLLLMTMVKKLKKEVTPKFMAEIKSGIDIDYTSMEDINSVSKSWHHSGPCIAGAMRMFVNTDGVIYPCEKAIETSEAMKIGEIDSGTDAGKASKVMNIGKISERDCKNCWAINWCSMCALYAEKDGKFDSVTKRKNCAKSLIDAQEKLLNICALKEFGYKFGREEMYV, encoded by the coding sequence ATGATTGTATATAAGCTTTTAAAGACTCCGTTACAATATTATGTTTATGACAGAAATAAGAATAAAATCCTAAATATAAGCAAGGAGGAGTATGAAGAGCTTGACAGATTAAATAAAAAGCAGATTACTGAAAAAGAAGCAGTCTGTCTTAAAAAATATCAGAAGTGTGGATATTTAAAGAATAATATTGTTGAAAATATAGTTCATCCCGAAACTAAATATATAAAGCATTATCTGGAGCACAGAGTACAGTTCCTCATATTACAGGTTACACAAAGCTGCAATCTCAGGTGCGATTATTGCACATATTCAGGACAATATAACACAAGAGGTCACTCCGGCAAGTCAATGACATGGGAACTGGCGAAAAAGTCAATTGATTATCTATATCAACATTCAAATGAAATTGAAAAAGTCAGAATAAGCTTCTACGGTGGCGAGCCATTACTTGAAATTGACTTGATAAAAAAATGTGTAGAGTACGTTAAAGAAACATATCCTCACAGAATAACAAACTATGGAATTACTACTAACGGTACACTTCTTTCAGGTGAAATAGCTGACTTTCTAATAGATAATCAATTCTCTGTTACCATAAGCCTTGACGGCTCTAAAAAGGATCATGATGCCAACAGAAAGTTTGCAAATGGAGAAGGCAGCTTTGATACAATCATAAATAATATCAAAGTGATAAGTAAACATAACAAGGAATTTATTAAAAATATCAGATTTAATACTGTTTTAAATCCAAAATCAGATTATGGTACTGTGAGAAATTATTTCAGCTCGGAAGATGTGGTATGTGATGCAGGTATCGGTCTTAGTCTTATGGAGCAAATTAACCATAAAGGGGACATCTCCTTTAGCCATGAATTTATTAATATAAGAAGATATGACTACTTTCTGTTATTAATGACCATGGTAAAAAAGTTAAAAAAAGAGGTAACACCAAAGTTCATGGCTGAAATAAAATCAGGAATTGATATTGATTATACTTCCATGGAGGATATTAATAGTGTAAGTAAATCATGGCATCATTCGGGGCCGTGTATTGCAGGAGCTATGAGAATGTTTGTAAATACTGATGGTGTAATCTATCCCTGTGAAAAAGCAATTGAAACCAGTGAAGCCATGAAAATAGGCGAAATTGATAGCGGTACGGATGCGGGTAAAGCCTCAAAGGTAATGAATATAGGAAAAATCTCAGAAAGAGATTGCAAAAACTGCTGGGCTATAAACTGGTGCTCCATGTGTGCATTATATGCTGAGAAGGATGGAAAATTTGATTCAGTCACAAAAAGGAAAAATTGTGCAAAATCACTTATAGATGCACAAGAAAAGCTTCTGAACATATGTGCTTTAAAAGAATTCGGATATAAATTCGGAAGGGAGGAAATGTATGTATAA